Below is a genomic region from Ketogulonicigenium vulgare WSH-001.
GCACCACGACGACACTCTCGGAAATCCGCATTGGTGGGCAGATTTCCGACAGCATCTTTAATATCGAAAGCGAGATGCGGCGCGCCGGTTAAACCCGGCTAGATCCGGCCACAAGACCGAAGCTGGGCGTCATACATGATCGCCCGGCCTTCCAATTCGGCGGCGATACGCACCAGCCATGCCTTGGAATTATGGGTGCCGCGGCGATAACCGGCGCGGCCCTCGTGATAGGCCAGATATTGGTTACGCGTATCGTTCAGGGGGATACCCAATTCACGCGTGGTGGCGGTCATATACCAGCCCATGAAATCGGTCGCGTCGCGGATTTCATGGCGCTGCGCGCGTGATCGGCCCGCAGAAGACGCCAGATAATCATCCCACGTGCCATCCAAAGCCTGGCTATAGCCATAGGCCGAGGATTGTCGCCCGATCGGCAGGACACCCAACGCATATTGATGCGGCGGGCGTGCATTGCCGATGAACTTGCTCTCTTGATAAATGATCGCCATCTGCACGGCGACCGGAATGCCCCATGTGCGCTCGGTCTGCTGGAAGGCACGCAAATATTGCGGGCGCTGTGCAACGATGCTGCACGCGTCGTCCAGATTCCGGGGGGCGCTGAATTCACGGCTCCCACAGCCTGCGACAAGAATCACAAGCAACAGGGCTCGAATGGTTCTGCTCATCTGCCTCGGGCCACATGTTTATTATTATATTGGGGGAAAGTGTAACCCAAGGGTCGGCTTTTGGGAACCATGGGATTTTACGCGGGCGCGTTCCTGCCGGTTCCCTCACGCAGACGTGTCGGACGCGCGGGGCGGCCCATGGTGCCCGCATGGACATGCCGCCGTAAATCCAGCATGATTGCCCCATGACAGGAGAAAAAATGCAGACGCGGCGCGCTAAATTTCATCTGGGGCAGATCGTTCGGCACCGCGTGCATCAGTTCCGCGGTGTGGTCTTTGATGTGGACCCCGAATTCGCCAATTCCGAAGGCTGGTATCAGTCGATCCCCGAAGACATCCGCCCCCGCAAAGATCAGCCGTTCTATCACCTGCTGGCCGAAAGCGCCGAATCCTATTACGTCGCCTATGTGTCCGAGCAGAACCTGGTGCTGGACCCAACCGGCGATCCCGTTGACCATCCCGATGTGCCCAATATGTTCGGCCATCTGACGGATGGAGTCTATGCGCTGCAAGTGCAGCTAAACTAACCATAGCGGAAAATCATGACTGTCGATTATACCGAGCTTGCCAAAACCGTCGCGGCGCTGGTCGAAGGGGAAACAGATGCGGTTGCGTTGATGGCGACCCTGTCTTGCGAAGTGCATCACGCGGATGACCGTTTCAACTGGACGGGTTTTTACCGTGTCACCGCCCCCGAAATGCTGAAAATCGGCCCCTATCAGGGCGGTCACGGCTGTCTGCAAATCCCTTTTTCGCGCGGGGTTTGCGGTGCGGCGGCGCGCACCGGCGAGGTGCAATTGGTGCCGGATGTCGAGGCCTTTCCTGGCCATATCGCCTGTTCCTCCTCGACCCGCAGCGAGATTGTGCTGCCGGTGCGCGATGGCGCGGGCCATCTGATTGGCGTCTTTGATATCGACAGCGACCTGCCCGATGCCTTTACACAAGCCGACGCCGATGCGCTGCAGGCGCTGCTGGATCGCACCTTCGCGGCGGTGTAAATCATGCGGCTGCTGACCCTTGGCCATGGCTATGTCGCGCAGGCGCTGGCCCGAATTTTGCCCGAAGGGTGGCAGCTGCGCGGCACATCCCGCAGCGACGGTGCCGCAATCCAATGGCCGGGCAGCGATCTTGCGCCCCATATTGCATGGGCGACGCATATCCTGATCTCGGCCGCGCCGGTCGGGGGGCAGGACCCTTTCTTTACCACCGTCGCGGGACTGGTGGCGCATCGCCGCCCCGATTGGCTTGGCTATCTGTCCACCACCGGCGTTTACGGCGATCATCAGGGCGCGTGGGTGGACGAGGAAACGCCTGTCAGCCCCGTCGCCAATCGTTCGGCGGATCGCCTGATGGCGGAACGCGCCTGGGCGGATGTGTCGGACCAGGCGCATATCTTTCGCATCGCGGGTATCTATGGGCCGGGCCGCGCGCCTTTCGCGCGGTTGCGGGCCGGGCAGGCGCG
It encodes:
- a CDS encoding lytic transglycosylase, with translation MSRTIRALLLVILVAGCGSREFSAPRNLDDACSIVAQRPQYLRAFQQTERTWGIPVAVQMAIIYQESKFIGNARPPHQYALGVLPIGRQSSAYGYSQALDGTWDDYLASSAGRSRAQRHEIRDATDFMGWYMTATTRELGIPLNDTRNQYLAYHEGRAGYRRGTHNSKAWLVRIAAELEGRAIMYDAQLRSCGRI
- the hspQ gene encoding heat shock protein HspQ, with the translated sequence MQTRRAKFHLGQIVRHRVHQFRGVVFDVDPEFANSEGWYQSIPEDIRPRKDQPFYHLLAESAESYYVAYVSEQNLVLDPTGDPVDHPDVPNMFGHLTDGVYALQVQLN
- a CDS encoding GAF domain-containing protein, with the translated sequence MTVDYTELAKTVAALVEGETDAVALMATLSCEVHHADDRFNWTGFYRVTAPEMLKIGPYQGGHGCLQIPFSRGVCGAAARTGEVQLVPDVEAFPGHIACSSSTRSEIVLPVRDGAGHLIGVFDIDSDLPDAFTQADADALQALLDRTFAAV
- a CDS encoding SDR family oxidoreductase — translated: MRLLTLGHGYVAQALARILPEGWQLRGTSRSDGAAIQWPGSDLAPHIAWATHILISAAPVGGQDPFFTTVAGLVAHRRPDWLGYLSTTGVYGDHQGAWVDEETPVSPVANRSADRLMAERAWADVSDQAHIFRIAGIYGPGRAPFARLRAGQARRIHREGQVFSRIHVDDIAQVLLAAMVQRKPGIYNLADDLPAPNADVIAYAAGLAGLPVPPLEDFDTAEMTPMARSFYEESRRICNKKIKADLGVSLLYPDYRRGLQALLGAGE